One window of the Labilibaculum sp. genome contains the following:
- a CDS encoding pyridoxine 5'-phosphate synthase, translating into MTRLSVNINKIATIRNARGGNTPNVCKVALDCERFGAEGITVHPRPDERHIRYQDVRDLKSLVTTEFNIEGYPTRDFIDLVVKAKPAQVTLVPDPPEALTSNAGWDTVKNRDILVEIIKEFKAAGIRTSIFVDTDLANIEGAVATGTDRIELYTEPYATNYPKNKEEAIRPFVIAAKRAHELGLEINAGHDLSLENLKYFNDNIPNLTEVSIGHALISDSLYYGLENTIQMYLRCLK; encoded by the coding sequence ATGACCAGACTTAGTGTAAATATAAACAAAATTGCGACAATTAGAAATGCCCGCGGAGGGAATACTCCTAATGTTTGCAAGGTAGCTTTGGATTGTGAAAGATTTGGAGCTGAAGGCATTACAGTACATCCTCGTCCTGACGAAAGACATATCCGTTATCAGGATGTTAGGGATTTAAAATCTTTAGTTACAACCGAATTTAATATTGAAGGGTATCCAACCCGGGATTTTATTGATTTGGTTGTAAAAGCAAAACCGGCGCAGGTTACTCTTGTTCCTGATCCCCCAGAGGCATTAACTTCGAATGCTGGATGGGATACAGTTAAAAATCGTGATATATTAGTCGAAATTATAAAGGAATTTAAAGCTGCCGGCATCAGAACTTCCATTTTTGTTGACACAGACCTGGCTAATATTGAAGGTGCTGTTGCCACCGGAACAGATCGTATTGAACTATACACAGAACCGTATGCGACAAATTATCCTAAAAATAAAGAGGAAGCCATTCGTCCTTTTGTAATTGCAGCAAAAAGGGCTCACGAATTAGGCTTGGAAATTAATGCCGGACACGATTTGAGCTTGGAAAATCTTAAATATTTTAACGATAACATTCCAAATTTAACTGAGGTATCAATTGGGCATGCCCTTATTTCTGATTCATTGTACTATGGTTTGGAAAATACCATTCAGATGTATCTTAGGTGTTTGAAATAA
- a CDS encoding alpha/beta fold hydrolase has protein sequence MKLNYKKLGKGHPLLILHGLYGASDNWLTIAKELSNNFTVYIIDQRNHGDSPHTNSHTYQDLKEDLLEFMNDHKIEKAILLGHSMGGKTVMFFAADHPERVSSLLVVDIAPKNYSKISDYAPQTIDHSCIVKAMLNLDLSLYKNRTEIDAKLTESITSKRVRQFLLKNLKRDENKQFIWKLNIKTINDYLSQIMDGIDGDRFAEGKGITAFPVLFIRGEKSNYISDNDHNLIRTIFPKAEITTIPNAGHWVHAEQPKLLVKTVEYFALD, from the coding sequence ATGAAACTCAATTACAAAAAACTTGGCAAAGGCCACCCTTTACTAATTCTTCATGGTCTTTACGGCGCATCGGATAATTGGCTGACTATTGCCAAAGAGCTATCGAATAACTTCACGGTTTACATTATTGATCAGAGAAACCACGGAGACTCTCCTCATACCAACTCACATACTTATCAGGATTTAAAAGAAGATCTTCTGGAATTTATGAACGATCACAAAATTGAAAAGGCCATTTTACTTGGGCATTCGATGGGCGGGAAAACGGTTATGTTCTTTGCTGCCGATCATCCCGAAAGAGTAAGCAGTCTGCTTGTTGTGGATATTGCTCCCAAAAACTACAGCAAAATTTCCGATTACGCCCCACAAACAATCGATCACTCCTGCATCGTTAAAGCAATGCTTAATTTGGATTTATCGCTTTACAAAAACAGAACCGAAATTGATGCAAAATTAACAGAAAGTATAACCAGTAAACGCGTCAGACAATTTCTTCTTAAAAATTTGAAAAGAGACGAGAACAAACAGTTTATCTGGAAACTAAATATTAAAACCATTAACGATTACTTATCTCAAATAATGGACGGTATTGATGGTGATCGTTTTGCAGAAGGCAAAGGAATCACAGCATTCCCTGTTCTATTTATCCGCGGCGAAAAATCGAATTACATAAGCGATAACGACCACAATTTAATACGAACGATATTTCCAAAAGCAGAAATAACAACCATTCCCAATGCCGGACATTGGGTGCATGCCGAACAGCCAAAACTACTGGTTAAAACTGTTGAATATTTTGCTTTGGATTAA
- a CDS encoding 3'-5' exonuclease, translating into MLNQIKVENLLFVDVETVSGKATFEELSPKLQELWEKKSEYFRKEEESPSDVYGRAGIYAEFGKIVCISTGLVTKKNGGTKFVAKSYYGDNEKQLLEEFALMLDRFCSKPNRNLCAHNGKEFDFPYIARRMLINGVVLPEVLDIAGKKPWEVQFLDTMELWKFGDYKHYTSLALLCEIFGIPTPKDDIDGSMVGKVYWQDNDLERIAVYCEKDILATAQVFLRYQGEDLIPETNFERVLL; encoded by the coding sequence ATGCTGAATCAAATTAAAGTTGAAAATTTACTTTTTGTAGATGTTGAGACCGTTTCTGGAAAAGCAACGTTCGAGGAATTGTCGCCCAAATTGCAGGAGCTGTGGGAGAAAAAATCTGAATATTTTCGAAAAGAGGAAGAATCGCCATCGGATGTATATGGAAGAGCTGGTATTTATGCCGAGTTTGGTAAAATTGTTTGTATTTCAACAGGCTTGGTCACAAAAAAGAATGGGGGAACAAAATTTGTTGCAAAATCATATTATGGCGACAATGAAAAGCAATTGTTAGAGGAATTTGCTTTGATGTTGGATCGTTTTTGCAGCAAACCGAATCGCAACCTGTGTGCTCACAACGGAAAGGAATTTGATTTTCCATACATTGCCCGAAGAATGCTGATAAACGGTGTTGTATTACCCGAGGTACTCGATATTGCAGGCAAAAAACCTTGGGAAGTACAGTTTTTAGATACCATGGAGCTATGGAAATTCGGCGATTACAAGCATTACACTTCTTTGGCTTTGCTTTGTGAGATTTTCGGTATCCCTACACCAAAAGATGATATTGACGGATCGATGGTGGGTAAAGTATATTGGCAGGATAATGATTTGGAACGCATTGCTGTATATTGTGAGAAAGATATTCTGGCCACAGCGCAGGTGTTTTTGCGTTATCAGGGCGAGGATTTAATTCCGGAAACCAATTTTGAGCGGGTATTGTTATAA
- the udk gene encoding uridine kinase — protein MLIIGIAGGTGSGKTTVVRKIIERLNQGDVAVLPQDSYYRSNEELTLEERQEINFDHPRSIEFELLIDHVKKLKSGLSIEQPIYSYLTCLRSDETIRVEPKGVVIVEGLLILTDPVLRNLMDLKVFVDCDADDRLNRVIKRDIVERGRSVEKVLDRYDKTVKPMHLQFIEPSKRYADIIVPQGGNNIVAIDILTHFIQKNLIEHQ, from the coding sequence ATGTTGATTATTGGAATTGCGGGAGGAACAGGCTCTGGCAAAACTACAGTGGTTAGAAAAATAATTGAAAGATTAAATCAAGGGGACGTTGCCGTTTTACCGCAGGATTCATATTACAGGTCTAATGAAGAGCTTACATTAGAAGAGCGTCAGGAAATAAATTTTGATCATCCAAGGTCAATCGAATTTGAATTATTAATTGATCATGTCAAGAAATTAAAGAGTGGCCTATCGATAGAGCAGCCAATATACTCTTACCTTACTTGTCTTCGATCGGATGAAACGATTCGGGTGGAGCCCAAAGGCGTAGTTATCGTAGAAGGACTTTTGATTTTAACAGATCCAGTTCTTAGAAATTTAATGGATTTAAAGGTGTTTGTTGATTGTGATGCCGATGATCGTTTAAATCGGGTAATTAAGAGAGATATTGTAGAGCGGGGCAGGTCGGTTGAAAAGGTATTGGATCGATACGATAAAACGGTTAAACCAATGCACCTTCAATTTATAGAACCAAGCAAGCGTTATGCTGATATTATTGTGCCGCAAGGAGGCAATAATATTGTAGCTATAGATATTTTAACCCATTTTATTCAGAAAAACCTGATCGAACATCAGTAA
- a CDS encoding Dabb family protein produces MIKHIAMFKFKAFESAEKKENYFTRLKEAFDGLDERIPEIKFLQIGFDQLHSDASFDFIVNVDIENMDALPLYANHPEHLKAASVVKEMAAERKVIDYEF; encoded by the coding sequence ATGATCAAGCACATTGCCATGTTTAAGTTTAAAGCTTTTGAATCGGCTGAAAAAAAAGAAAATTACTTTACCAGATTAAAAGAGGCATTTGACGGATTGGATGAAAGAATTCCTGAAATCAAATTTTTACAAATTGGTTTTGACCAACTTCATTCGGATGCTTCATTTGATTTTATTGTAAATGTTGATATTGAAAACATGGACGCCTTGCCTTTATACGCTAACCATCCTGAACATTTAAAAGCAGCATCGGTTGTAAAGGAAATGGCTGCTGAACGCAAAGTAATTGACTACGAATTTTAA
- a CDS encoding type I phosphomannose isomerase catalytic subunit, producing the protein MSLYPLKFTPILKDKIWGGNKLKTVLNKDFSPLPNAGESWEISGVEGDISVVSNGFLAGNNLEELIEIYMGDLVGDHVYENFGIEFPLLIKFIDANDVLSIQVHPDDELSKERHNAYGKTEMWYVIEADKGSELIVGFNQNISKEEYLAKLKEGKLEEILNNAPVKEGSCFFIPAGRVHAIGKGILLAEIQQTSDVTYRIYDFNRTDDAGNPRELHTELAVDAIDYSFEKKYETSYQTEINKTSELVRCPYFTTNILEFDKAQEKDYIELDSFVIYMCLEGEMIITCGEDSLTVEKGESVLIPAIINNLTLTPKTKTKILEVYIK; encoded by the coding sequence ATGAGTTTGTATCCATTGAAATTTACGCCCATCCTAAAAGATAAAATTTGGGGTGGAAACAAATTAAAAACAGTATTGAATAAAGATTTTTCTCCACTACCTAATGCAGGTGAGAGTTGGGAGATTTCGGGTGTTGAAGGAGATATTTCTGTTGTTAGCAATGGATTTTTAGCGGGAAACAATCTGGAAGAACTCATTGAAATTTATATGGGTGACCTTGTTGGAGATCATGTTTATGAAAATTTTGGGATTGAATTTCCATTGCTGATAAAATTTATTGATGCCAATGATGTCCTATCTATTCAAGTACATCCTGATGATGAACTTTCGAAAGAAAGACACAATGCTTACGGCAAAACCGAAATGTGGTATGTTATTGAAGCCGATAAAGGATCTGAACTGATCGTTGGTTTTAATCAAAACATCAGCAAAGAAGAATATTTAGCGAAGCTGAAGGAAGGCAAGCTGGAAGAGATCTTAAACAATGCCCCTGTAAAAGAGGGAAGTTGTTTCTTTATTCCTGCCGGCCGTGTTCATGCAATTGGGAAAGGAATTCTGTTGGCCGAAATTCAGCAGACATCTGATGTTACTTATCGAATATACGATTTTAACAGAACTGATGATGCCGGCAACCCAAGAGAACTGCATACAGAACTTGCTGTTGATGCAATTGACTATAGTTTTGAGAAAAAATATGAAACCAGCTACCAAACTGAAATTAATAAAACTTCAGAACTTGTTCGTTGTCCTTATTTCACAACTAACATTCTGGAATTTGACAAAGCTCAGGAAAAGGACTACATAGAATTAGATTCATTTGTGATTTATATGTGTTTGGAAGGCGAGATGATTATTACCTGCGGGGAGGATTCTTTAACTGTTGAGAAAGGAGAAAGCGTTTTAATTCCTGCAATTATTAACAATTTGACTCTTACTCCGAAAACAAAAACAAAAATTCTTGAAGTCTATATAAAATAG
- the yihA gene encoding ribosome biogenesis GTP-binding protein YihA/YsxC: MNITSAKFVMSNSDIKKCPTDNKAEYAFIGRSNVGKSSLINMLTNHKGLAKISTKPGKTQLVNHFLINDEWYLVDLPGYGFAKVAKNTKQRFSKLIFSFIESRPNLINLFVLVDCRHEPQAKDVDFMEWLGVNGIPFSIIFTKADKLGKQKLSENIKAYETELLNTWEEMPPYFISSASSGLGKEEILNSIDETNKTVLLQKRK; this comes from the coding sequence ATGAATATTACTAGTGCTAAATTTGTGATGTCCAACTCGGATATTAAAAAATGTCCGACCGATAATAAGGCAGAATATGCTTTTATCGGACGTTCAAATGTTGGAAAGTCATCACTTATAAACATGCTGACCAATCACAAAGGTTTGGCGAAAATTTCTACCAAGCCTGGTAAAACACAATTGGTCAATCATTTCTTAATTAATGATGAATGGTATCTGGTAGATTTACCCGGTTATGGTTTCGCCAAAGTAGCAAAGAATACCAAACAACGGTTTTCAAAATTAATTTTCAGTTTTATTGAAAGCCGTCCCAATCTTATCAATTTATTTGTACTTGTGGATTGCAGACACGAACCTCAAGCCAAAGATGTTGATTTTATGGAATGGTTAGGTGTAAACGGAATTCCTTTCTCTATTATTTTTACGAAAGCTGATAAACTTGGCAAACAAAAATTATCGGAGAACATTAAAGCCTATGAAACTGAATTATTGAATACATGGGAAGAAATGCCTCCTTACTTTATAAGTTCGGCATCAAGTGGTTTGGGAAAAGAAGAAATATTAAATTCTATAGATGAAACCAACAAAACGGTTTTGCTTCAAAAGCGAAAATAA
- a CDS encoding ribose-phosphate pyrophosphokinase — MKIFSGSNSEYLAGEIAKAAGLELGKSSITRFSDGEFEVCYEETVRGAQVFIIQSTYPPTDNLMELLLMIDAAKRASAYKVIAVIPYFGFARQDRKDRPRVAIGAKLVANLLMAAGVDRVMTMDLHADQIQGFFDIPVDHLYGSSVLLPYIENLKLDNLVVASPDMGGSKRANTYAKYLNAGLAICHKSREKANVVGEMTAIGDVEGRHVVIVDDMIDTAGTITKAANMLKDKGALSVRAIATHAVLSGPAYERIQESALEEVVFTDSIPLKKEVSKIKELTIAEIFAKTILNVYNCESISSNFIL, encoded by the coding sequence ATTAAAATCTTTTCTGGTTCGAACAGTGAGTATTTAGCAGGTGAAATTGCAAAAGCAGCAGGATTGGAGTTAGGAAAATCAAGCATTACAAGATTTAGTGATGGTGAATTTGAAGTCTGTTACGAAGAAACAGTAAGAGGTGCTCAAGTATTCATTATCCAGTCAACTTATCCCCCAACTGATAATTTGATGGAGCTATTGCTAATGATTGATGCCGCCAAAAGAGCATCTGCTTACAAAGTTATTGCAGTAATTCCTTATTTTGGATTCGCCCGTCAGGACCGAAAAGATCGTCCCAGAGTTGCGATTGGAGCCAAATTGGTTGCCAATTTACTTATGGCTGCAGGAGTTGACCGTGTAATGACAATGGATCTTCACGCTGACCAAATTCAAGGATTCTTTGACATTCCTGTTGATCACTTGTATGGTTCATCGGTACTTCTTCCTTACATCGAGAATTTAAAATTGGACAATTTGGTAGTTGCTTCTCCAGATATGGGTGGTAGTAAAAGAGCCAATACTTACGCAAAATATTTAAATGCAGGTTTGGCTATTTGTCACAAATCAAGAGAAAAAGCGAATGTTGTTGGCGAAATGACTGCAATTGGTGATGTTGAAGGCAGACATGTTGTTATTGTGGATGACATGATTGATACCGCCGGCACAATTACCAAAGCTGCTAATATGCTTAAGGATAAAGGTGCTCTTAGCGTTCGTGCAATCGCAACCCATGCGGTTTTATCTGGTCCGGCTTATGAACGAATTCAAGAATCGGCTTTAGAAGAGGTTGTTTTCACAGACTCTATTCCTTTGAAAAAAGAAGTTTCTAAAATTAAAGAGCTAACAATTGCTGAAATTTTCGCAAAAACAATTCTTAATGTTTACAATTGCGAATCAATCAGTTCCAATTTCATATTATAA
- a CDS encoding 50S ribosomal protein L25/general stress protein Ctc has product MKVFELKGSLRTDLGKKANKALRREEMIPCEVYGGGENIHFAINEKVLGKLLFTPDVYVINADIEGKKFSCVLRDVQYHPVNDKALHADFYQVFEDKAFEVELPIRVEGFAIGVQSGGKLAVISRKLKVKGLMADLPENLLVKVSHLGLGKSIQVGELAYDNLELLNSKKSVVVQVKLTRAARAAAMAAK; this is encoded by the coding sequence ATGAAAGTTTTTGAATTAAAAGGTTCTTTAAGAACAGATTTAGGAAAAAAAGCAAACAAAGCTCTTCGTAGAGAAGAAATGATACCATGTGAAGTATACGGTGGTGGTGAAAACATTCACTTTGCTATTAACGAAAAGGTATTGGGTAAATTACTTTTTACGCCGGATGTTTACGTTATCAATGCAGATATTGAAGGAAAAAAATTCTCTTGTGTACTGAGAGATGTTCAGTATCACCCGGTTAATGACAAAGCTTTACACGCTGATTTCTATCAGGTCTTTGAAGACAAAGCATTCGAAGTAGAATTGCCAATTCGAGTTGAAGGATTCGCTATCGGTGTTCAGTCTGGTGGTAAATTAGCAGTTATCTCAAGAAAACTTAAGGTAAAAGGTCTAATGGCTGATCTTCCAGAAAATCTTCTTGTTAAAGTTAGCCATCTTGGACTTGGAAAAAGTATTCAGGTTGGAGAGCTTGCTTATGATAACTTAGAACTTCTTAATTCTAAGAAATCAGTAGTTGTTCAAGTTAAGCTTACAAGAGCTGCTCGTGCTGCTGCTATGGCTGCAAAATAG
- the pth gene encoding aminoacyl-tRNA hydrolase, protein MIQFLKKLFGQTKNQPKENNIEMKYLIVGLGNIGAEYANTRHNIGFRILDALAETANIEFKEARYGAVAEYKFKGRIFVLVKPNTYMNLSGKSVNYWLQKEKIPVENMMVLVDDLALPFETLRLRPKGSDAGHNGLKHINEILGHQNYNRLRFGIGSDFSKGQQVDYVLGEWSPEELEKLPELFKICINMIKGMSTIGIQRTMTAYNTKKSGS, encoded by the coding sequence ATGATACAATTTCTAAAAAAACTATTTGGGCAGACTAAAAATCAGCCTAAAGAAAATAATATCGAGATGAAATATCTGATTGTCGGCCTTGGCAACATTGGTGCTGAATATGCAAACACAAGACACAATATAGGATTTCGTATTTTAGATGCTCTTGCTGAGACAGCTAATATAGAATTCAAAGAAGCCAGATATGGAGCTGTTGCTGAATACAAGTTTAAAGGCCGCATCTTTGTTCTTGTAAAACCAAACACTTACATGAATTTAAGTGGAAAATCGGTTAACTACTGGCTTCAGAAAGAAAAAATACCCGTTGAAAATATGATGGTTTTGGTTGACGACCTTGCCTTGCCATTTGAAACTTTGCGCTTACGTCCGAAAGGAAGTGATGCCGGTCATAATGGATTAAAACACATCAACGAGATATTGGGACATCAAAACTACAACCGCCTGCGTTTTGGAATTGGTTCCGATTTTAGCAAGGGACAGCAAGTAGATTATGTTTTAGGAGAATGGTCGCCTGAAGAACTGGAGAAACTGCCTGAACTATTTAAAATCTGTATCAACATGATAAAAGGAATGAGTACCATTGGTATCCAGAGAACCATGACAGCATACAATACAAAAAAATCAGGCAGTTAA
- a CDS encoding S4 domain-containing protein has product MDDKVRVDKWLWAVRIFKTRSMAAEACKKGKVSIGGVHVKPSREVRLNEQIDVRVPPITRSYLVTAISGKRMGAKLAIDFVKDITAQDQLDLLEATNTRGFESRDRGVGRPTKLDRRLIDKLKQE; this is encoded by the coding sequence ATGGATGATAAGGTTAGAGTAGACAAATGGCTATGGGCTGTACGTATTTTCAAAACCAGAAGTATGGCAGCGGAAGCTTGTAAAAAAGGAAAAGTAAGTATTGGTGGTGTACACGTGAAACCATCGCGCGAAGTAAGGTTAAACGAACAAATTGATGTACGTGTTCCTCCTATTACCCGCAGTTATTTGGTTACAGCCATATCCGGCAAACGGATGGGAGCAAAATTGGCCATTGACTTTGTAAAAGACATAACTGCTCAGGATCAATTGGATTTATTGGAAGCAACCAATACCCGTGGATTTGAATCCAGAGACAGAGGTGTTGGAAGACCAACAAAATTAGATCGCAGATTAATTGATAAGCTTAAGCAGGAATAA
- a CDS encoding DUF4924 family protein: MIIAQDKKKTNLAEYILYMWQVEDIIRAYQFNIDKIDENIIKQFNQPEATQNEIRDWYENLIEMMKIEKVEETGHLQILKNNVNELYDFHVYLLTKGKDSAYNSHYQQALGNITEFREKSKATQENNDIEVCLTALYGILMLKLQGKEISKDTLSAITTFSQMISELTAKYKAFEEENE; this comes from the coding sequence ATGATAATAGCACAGGATAAAAAGAAAACGAATTTAGCAGAATACATCCTTTATATGTGGCAAGTTGAGGATATCATCAGAGCCTATCAATTCAACATTGATAAAATTGACGAAAACATCATCAAACAATTCAATCAGCCGGAAGCTACTCAAAACGAAATTAGAGACTGGTACGAAAATCTGATTGAAATGATGAAGATTGAAAAAGTGGAAGAAACAGGACATCTTCAAATCCTTAAGAACAACGTAAACGAGCTTTACGATTTTCATGTTTATCTACTAACAAAAGGCAAAGATTCAGCCTACAACAGCCATTATCAGCAAGCTCTTGGCAACATAACCGAATTTCGCGAAAAATCGAAAGCAACCCAGGAAAACAACGACATTGAGGTATGCCTTACTGCTTTGTATGGTATTTTAATGCTTAAACTTCAAGGAAAAGAAATCTCGAAAGACACCCTCTCGGCGATTACTACTTTCAGCCAGATGATTTCTGAATTAACAGCGAAATACAAGGCTTTCGAAGAAGAAAACGAATAA
- a CDS encoding DMT family transporter has protein sequence MILPPRYNNWILLILVSFLWGSPYILREIALESFSHNQVAAFQVFFSFLLFIPLIIKNIRKLSKENILPLLLSGITGNIGPAYFFAKAQTQINSSVAGMLNAMLPMVTLLIAILFFKAGTSKKVIGGILLAFAGTVVISFSGNSFGSSYFWGVFYVFMAILSIAVSINIVSFSLPKLSGTEIASLAFLFVGPMAGCFLAITDLSTPLASESLPKSALMLCLLAVLTFVGVILYNQLIKKSSHVFAASIAYIIPIIAIFLGIVIGGDSISIAQIASIFIILVGVHLTHR, from the coding sequence ATGATACTGCCCCCAAGATATAACAATTGGATATTACTGATTTTAGTTTCTTTTCTTTGGGGAAGTCCATATATTTTGCGGGAGATTGCTTTGGAAAGTTTCAGCCACAATCAAGTGGCTGCTTTTCAGGTGTTTTTTTCATTCCTGCTATTTATTCCTCTGATTATTAAAAACATCAGAAAACTTTCGAAAGAAAACATACTTCCGTTACTACTTTCAGGAATCACAGGAAATATTGGCCCGGCCTACTTTTTCGCCAAAGCGCAAACCCAAATCAACTCTTCGGTAGCAGGCATGCTAAATGCCATGCTGCCTATGGTTACATTGCTGATTGCAATTCTTTTTTTCAAAGCAGGTACGAGTAAAAAAGTAATAGGGGGAATTTTACTGGCATTTGCTGGAACAGTTGTCATTAGTTTTTCAGGAAACTCTTTCGGGTCATCTTATTTTTGGGGCGTATTTTATGTGTTTATGGCTATTTTATCAATAGCTGTCAGCATTAATATTGTTAGTTTTTCATTGCCTAAACTTAGCGGCACCGAAATTGCCTCTTTAGCATTTCTATTTGTCGGCCCAATGGCAGGTTGTTTTCTGGCTATCACTGATTTAAGCACCCCTTTGGCATCAGAAAGTTTACCAAAAAGTGCATTAATGCTTTGTTTGCTGGCCGTTTTAACATTCGTAGGCGTTATTCTATACAATCAGCTCATAAAAAAATCATCGCATGTATTTGCAGCATCAATAGCCTATATTATTCCCATTATAGCCATATTTTTGGGCATCGTAATTGGCGGCGATTCTATTTCTATTGCTCAAATTGCATCCATATTTATTATCTTGGTTGGGGTTCATCTAACTCATCGCTAA
- the lnt gene encoding apolipoprotein N-acyltransferase, whose protein sequence is MNKNILFAIASGLLLGMPFCIPQLFPLIFFAWIPLLWLEEKTIDHHNPYVLFNYSFLSFLIWNILAYWWVGKAQITGVILILLINSLLLALIFWLISRSRKHLKISILFPFLLIWLGFEYFDTWWDLAWPWLNLGNAFASAPKWIQWYNITGTRGGSLWVILINIRFFSLIKNPRKNIALRSIGMLLLIGIPFLYSISLYHQKENATGTRSFALIQPNLDPYTEKFVPANEEKHFAGFMNTADSICSSQRPDFLFAPETVILTSIDENKPKKSSSYTQLLDLRKKYPKTKILIGTHSNIESESFNSALFLSDSLTPHFYHKTKLVPLFEKVPFDKYLSFLKDYSLEIGGYQGSYSSRNDIDYFISDSAALVPVVCFESIFSDYCAQRVPELPGFLCMITNDGWWKTTPGYKHHFNFSRLRAIETRRDYIRVANNGISAYINSKGTIIAKTKWWEKSVLTGKFKLMKEKTFYSQHGDFIGRVCLFTAILLLIFVKIRIATQSNTTTRS, encoded by the coding sequence GTGAATAAAAACATTCTTTTCGCCATTGCATCGGGTCTTTTGCTGGGCATGCCTTTTTGCATACCACAACTTTTTCCGCTCATTTTTTTTGCATGGATACCTCTTTTATGGCTGGAAGAAAAAACAATAGATCACCACAATCCCTACGTCCTTTTCAACTATTCATTTCTGAGTTTTTTAATCTGGAACATTTTGGCCTATTGGTGGGTGGGCAAAGCACAAATTACAGGTGTAATCCTCATCCTACTAATTAATTCTCTTTTGCTGGCGCTGATTTTCTGGCTGATTAGCCGATCGAGAAAGCACTTGAAAATTTCCATTCTCTTTCCCTTTCTGCTTATTTGGCTGGGCTTTGAATATTTCGATACCTGGTGGGATTTAGCCTGGCCCTGGTTGAATTTGGGAAATGCTTTTGCTTCAGCACCGAAATGGATACAATGGTACAATATTACAGGAACACGTGGCGGAAGTTTGTGGGTGATTTTAATCAACATCAGATTCTTCTCTCTGATAAAAAACCCAAGAAAGAACATTGCTTTGAGATCTATTGGAATGCTTCTTTTAATTGGTATTCCTTTCCTCTACTCTATTTCTCTGTATCACCAAAAGGAAAATGCAACCGGAACCCGAAGCTTTGCTCTGATCCAGCCAAATTTGGATCCGTACACCGAAAAATTTGTTCCCGCAAACGAAGAAAAACACTTTGCCGGTTTTATGAATACAGCAGATTCTATTTGCAGTAGTCAGCGTCCTGATTTTTTATTTGCACCGGAAACCGTGATTTTAACATCTATCGATGAAAATAAGCCCAAAAAATCTTCCAGCTATACACAATTGCTCGATTTAAGAAAGAAATATCCCAAAACAAAAATACTAATTGGAACCCACAGCAATATTGAATCAGAATCGTTTAATTCTGCGCTATTTTTAAGCGATAGCTTAACACCTCATTTTTACCACAAAACAAAGCTTGTTCCCTTATTTGAAAAAGTTCCGTTCGATAAATATCTAAGCTTTTTAAAAGATTATTCGCTTGAGATTGGAGGATACCAGGGAAGCTACAGCAGTAGAAATGATATTGACTATTTCATATCTGATTCTGCAGCATTAGTTCCTGTGGTCTGCTTCGAATCAATTTTTAGTGATTACTGCGCCCAAAGAGTTCCTGAACTTCCTGGTTTTCTTTGTATGATTACCAATGACGGATGGTGGAAAACCACTCCAGGTTACAAACATCATTTCAATTTTAGCCGGTTAAGAGCCATTGAAACCCGCAGAGACTATATTCGGGTTGCCAACAATGGAATTTCAGCTTACATCAATTCTAAAGGCACGATTATTGCTAAAACCAAGTGGTGGGAAAAATCGGTATTAACGGGTAAGTTCAAATTAATGAAAGAAAAGACATTTTATTCGCAACATGGAGATTTCATTGGCCGGGTGTGTCTTTTTACGGCGATTCTTTTATTAATCTTTGTTAAAATCCGTATTGCAACACAATCTAATACCACAACAAGGAGTTAA